In a genomic window of Phragmites australis chromosome 14, lpPhrAust1.1, whole genome shotgun sequence:
- the LOC133890569 gene encoding uncharacterized protein LOC133890569 isoform X2, with protein sequence METLISPLGTTKQSAVRRPCPGSSLKDLCHVSKQGSIAEVESALALLKKNGVNIDGRNPFGLSALHLATWRNYLPIVRRLLDAGADPDARDGESGWSSLHRALHFGHLCVAGVLLQFGASLTLEDTKGRTPIDLLSCPVSQANGDSPDAVATEVFSWGSGTNYQLGTGNAHIQKLPCKVDALHGSYIKTVAASKFHSVAVSSDGELYTWGFGRGGRLGHPDIHSGQTTAVITPRQVTVGLSRKRVDVVAAAKHHTVIATEAGELFTWGSNREGQLGYPSVDTQPTPRRVSSLKQRIIAVAAANKHSAAVAETGEVFTWGCNKEGQLGYGTSNSASNCMPRMVEYLKGKVFRGVSAAKYHTIVLGVDGEVFTWGHRLVTPRRVVITRYLKKGGNTNLKFHRMERLQVISVAAGTMHSTALTADGALFCWVSSDPDLKCQQIFSMCGRNIVSISAGKYWTAVATSTGDVFMWDAKKRKDETPIFTRVHGVKRATSVCVGETHMLVLSSIYHPEYPCKPKIQGKRSTISEWNGGMEELDEDNLFNDAQPVNGVSGSSGEMSKGVPSLKSLCEKVAIEYLLEPKNAIQLLEVADSLEAKELKKHCEDLAIRNLDYIFTVGTPSIMNASPEILANLEKLLDEKSSEPWSQRRLPTMTATYPAVIDSDGEDDEARGFLRPRNCGKSASRSYGMSSYENFLQKDCTTEQAVSKQIRALRKKLQQIDILEAKQLAGHQLDNQQLAKLESRAALEGELGELGVPSEAYSRTSSVCPTEGRTNRKPEVSKKQKRKNKQAAQSDTPSVKNEAWQQNPIKELQEVLPASVSAEKELSAADPIKHTEDAAFSNTKDIACSLEKKPSQSTSSKKKNRKGGLSLFLSGALDDTPKPSLPVPVVPVTPKHEGPAWGGAKITKGPASLRDIQSEQRKTNEPIMAKAKDNFENSPDTSTGCVRLSSFIVDAHSSPIAVTPARAVPASEGDRSTPPWSSSGTSPNISRPSLRDIQMQQEKRHHGISHSPKTRTSGFAIPSQGASLEVGGMKDNIPNRWFKPETDAPSSIRSIQIEEQAMKDFKRFYSSVRIVKPQVQ encoded by the exons ATGGAGACTTTGATATCTCCTCTAGGCACAACAAAGCAATCAGCTGTTCGCAGACCTTGTCCTGGGAGCTCTCTTAAGGACCTTTGTCATGTTTCGAAACAAGGGTCAATAGCTGAAGTAGAATCTGCTTTGGCCTTGTTGAAAAAGAATGGTGTGAACATTGATGGTAGAAATCCATTTGGCCTTAGTGCGCTCCACCTTGCAACATGGAGAAATTACCTACCTATTGTGAGGAGGCTCTTAGATGCTGGTGCTGATCCAGATGCAAGG GATGGAGAATCTGGCTGGAGCAGCCTCCATAGAGCACTTCATTTTGGTCACCTGTGTGTTGCGGGTGTTCTTCTGCAGTTTGGTGCTTCCCTCACTTTGGAGGACACCAAGGGCCGTACACCTATTGACCTTCTCTCCTGCCCAGTATCACAGGCCAATGGAGATTCTCCTGATGCAG TTGCAACGGAAGTCTTCAGTTGGGGAAGTGGGACAAACTATCAGCTGGGAACTGGCAATGCCCACATACAAAAACTACCATGCAAAGTAGATGCCTTGCATGGGTCATATATCAAAACAGTTGCTGCATCAAAGTTCCATAGTGTAGCAGTTAGTTCTGATGGTGAACTATACACATGGGGATTTGGTCGAGGTGGTCGTCTTGGTCATCCAGATATTCACAG TGGCCAGACGACTGCTGTGATTACCCCTCGCCAAGTGACAGTAGGATTAAGCCGTAAACGAGTGGATGTTGTGGCTGCAGCCAAACATCATACTGTGATTGCCACAGAGGCGGGGGAATTGTTTACATGGGGATCAAATAGAG AGGGTCAGCTTGGTTACCCTTCCGTTGATACCCAACCAACACCAAGACGTGTTAGTTCCCTCAAACAAAGGATAATTGCTGTAGCTGCTGCAAACAAGCACTCTGCTGCGGTTGCTGAGACCGGTGAAGTGTTCACCTGGGGTTGCAATAAGGAGGGCCAGCTAGGATATGGCACTTCAAACTCAGCATCGAATTGCATGCCAAGAATGGTGGAGTACTTGAAAGGAAAAGTATTTAGAGGTGTATCTGCAGCAAAATATCATACAATAGTGTTAGGAGTTGATGGTGAG GTGTTCACTTGGGGTCATCGCCTCGTGACTCCACGGCGTGTTGTAATAACTAGATATCTTAAGAAGGGTGGAAATACAAATCTGAAGTTTCATCGTATGGAGCGACTTCAGGTGATTTCAGTGGCTGCTGGAACGATGCACAGTACTGCTTTAACAGCTGATGGTGCTCTTTTCTGCTGGGTTTCATCGGATCCTGATCTGAAATGCCAGCAG ATATTTTCGATGTGTGGAAGGAATATTGTGAGCATCTCAGCTGGAAAGTACTGGACTGCTGTGGCTACATCAACCGGTGATGTTTTCATGTGGGATGCAAAGAAACGTAAGGATGAAACGCCAATTTTTACTCGGGTGCATGGTGTTAAGCGAGCAACATCAGTTTGTGTTGGTGAAACGCATATGCTTGTGCTCTCTAGTATATACCACCCTGAGTATCCGTGTAAACCTAAAATCCAAGGCAAAAGGTCCACCATATCAGAATGGAATGGTGGGATGGAAGAGTTGGATGAAGATAACCTGTTTAATGATGCCCAGCCTGTCAATGGTGTATCTGGAAGCAGCGGTGAAATGAGCAAAGGTGTACCTAGCTTGAAAAGCCTCTGTGAGAAGGTTGCAATTGAATATTTATTGGAGCCAAAAAACGCAATACAACTTCTTGAAGTTGCTGATTCCTTGGAAGCCAAGGAGCTCAAGAAGCATTGTGAG GATTTAGCTATCCGCAACCTTGATTACATTTTCACAGTGGGAACTCCTTCAATTATGAATGCTTCTCCTGAGATTCTTGCGAACTTAGAGAAATTGCTGGACGAAAAATCCTCAGAGCCCTGGAGTCAGCGCCGTCTTCCCACAATGACAGCTACCTATCCTGCTGTCATTGATAGTGATGGAGAGGACGATGAAGCAAGAGGATTCCTTAGGCCCCGGAATTGTGGGAAGTCTGCCTCAAGGTCATATGGAATGTCAAGTTATGAGAACTTCCTTCAGAAAGACTGCACTACTGAACAAGCTGTCTCTAAGCAGATCAGGGCACTTCGCAAGAAGCTGCAACAAATTGATATTCTCGAGGCTAAACAACTTGCAGGTCATCAGCTTGACAATCAGCAGCTAGCAAAGCTCGAGTCTAGGGCTGCCCTTGAAGGTGAACTTGGTGAACTTGGCGTTCCCTCAGAGGCATATTCAAGAACTTCCTCTGTTTGTCCAACAGAAGGCAGGACAAACAGGAAACCTGAGGTTTCTAAGAAACAGAAGCGAAAAAACAAGCAGGCAGCGCAATCCGATACTCCCTCTGTGAAAAATGAGGCCTGGCAACAAAACCCCATTAAGGAACTTCAAGAAGTCCTACCAGCCAGTGTCTCTGCTGAAAAG GAATTGAGTGCTGCTGATCCAATCAAACACACAGAGGATGCTGCTTTCAGTAACACAAAAGACATTGCTTGTTCATTAGAGAAGAAACCTTCCCAATCAACTTCatcaaagaagaagaataggaaAGGTGGCTTGTCGTTGTTTCTGAGTGGTGCTCTCGACGACACCCCAAAACCAAGCCTCCCTGTCCCTGTTGTGCCTGTCACACCGAAGCATGAAGGACCTGCCTGGGGTGGTGCTAAGATAACTAAGGGACCTGCTTCCCTTCGAGATATCCAAAGCGAGCAGAGAAAAACAAATGAGCCGATCATGGCCAAGGCAAAAGATAATTTTGAGAACTCACCTGACACTAGTACTGGGTGTGTGCGTCTTTCTTCGTTTATTGTAGATGCACATTCAAGCCCAATAGCCGTCACGCCTGCTCGTGCAGTGCCTGCTTCTGAAGGGGACAGGAGCACACCACCTTGGTCCTCGTCTGGCACTTCACCTAACATATCACGGCCTTCGCTCAGGGACATACAGATGCAGCAG GAGAAGCGGCACCATGGCATTTCGCACAGTCCGAaaacccggacttcaggcttcGCTATACCATCCCAGGGTGCATCACTAGAGGTTGGTGGCATGAAGGACAACATACCCAACCGCTGGTTCAAGCCAGAAACCGATGCTCCATCCTCCATCCGCTCTATCCAGATCGAGGAGCAGGCGATGAAGGACTTCAAGCGTTTCTACAGCAGCGTGAGAATCGTCAAGCCGCAGGTTCAGTGA
- the LOC133890569 gene encoding uncharacterized protein LOC133890569 isoform X1: protein METLISPLGTTKQSAVRRPCPGSSLKDLCHVSKQGSIAEVESALALLKKNGVNIDGRNPFGLSALHLATWRNYLPIVRRLLDAGADPDARDGESGWSSLHRALHFGHLCVAGVLLQFGASLTLEDTKGRTPIDLLSCPVSQANGDSPDAVATEVFSWGSGTNYQLGTGNAHIQKLPCKVDALHGSYIKTVAASKFHSVAVSSDGELYTWGFGRGGRLGHPDIHSGQTTAVITPRQVTVGLSRKRVDVVAAAKHHTVIATEAGELFTWGSNREGQLGYPSVDTQPTPRRVSSLKQRIIAVAAANKHSAAVAETGEVFTWGCNKEGQLGYGTSNSASNCMPRMVEYLKGKVFRGVSAAKYHTIVLGVDGEVFTWGHRLVTPRRVVITRYLKKGGNTNLKFHRMERLQVISVAAGTMHSTALTADGALFCWVSSDPDLKCQQIFSMCGRNIVSISAGKYWTAVATSTGDVFMWDAKKRKDETPIFTRVHGVKRATSVCVGETHMLVLSSIYHPEYPCKPKIQGKRSTISEWNGGMEELDEDNLFNDAQPVNGVSGSSGEMSKGVPSLKSLCEKVAIEYLLEPKNAIQLLEVADSLEAKELKKHCEDLAIRNLDYIFTVGTPSIMNASPEILANLEKLLDEKSSEPWSQRRLPTMTATYPAVIDSDGEDDEARGFLRPRNCGKSASRSYGMSSYENFLQKDCTTEQAVSKQIRALRKKLQQIDILEAKQLAGHQLDNQQLAKLESRAALEGELGELGVPSEAYSRTSSVCPTEGRTNRKPEVSKKQKRKNKQAAQSDTPSVKNEAWQQNPIKELQEVLPASVSAEKQELSAADPIKHTEDAAFSNTKDIACSLEKKPSQSTSSKKKNRKGGLSLFLSGALDDTPKPSLPVPVVPVTPKHEGPAWGGAKITKGPASLRDIQSEQRKTNEPIMAKAKDNFENSPDTSTGCVRLSSFIVDAHSSPIAVTPARAVPASEGDRSTPPWSSSGTSPNISRPSLRDIQMQQEKRHHGISHSPKTRTSGFAIPSQGASLEVGGMKDNIPNRWFKPETDAPSSIRSIQIEEQAMKDFKRFYSSVRIVKPQVQ from the exons ATGGAGACTTTGATATCTCCTCTAGGCACAACAAAGCAATCAGCTGTTCGCAGACCTTGTCCTGGGAGCTCTCTTAAGGACCTTTGTCATGTTTCGAAACAAGGGTCAATAGCTGAAGTAGAATCTGCTTTGGCCTTGTTGAAAAAGAATGGTGTGAACATTGATGGTAGAAATCCATTTGGCCTTAGTGCGCTCCACCTTGCAACATGGAGAAATTACCTACCTATTGTGAGGAGGCTCTTAGATGCTGGTGCTGATCCAGATGCAAGG GATGGAGAATCTGGCTGGAGCAGCCTCCATAGAGCACTTCATTTTGGTCACCTGTGTGTTGCGGGTGTTCTTCTGCAGTTTGGTGCTTCCCTCACTTTGGAGGACACCAAGGGCCGTACACCTATTGACCTTCTCTCCTGCCCAGTATCACAGGCCAATGGAGATTCTCCTGATGCAG TTGCAACGGAAGTCTTCAGTTGGGGAAGTGGGACAAACTATCAGCTGGGAACTGGCAATGCCCACATACAAAAACTACCATGCAAAGTAGATGCCTTGCATGGGTCATATATCAAAACAGTTGCTGCATCAAAGTTCCATAGTGTAGCAGTTAGTTCTGATGGTGAACTATACACATGGGGATTTGGTCGAGGTGGTCGTCTTGGTCATCCAGATATTCACAG TGGCCAGACGACTGCTGTGATTACCCCTCGCCAAGTGACAGTAGGATTAAGCCGTAAACGAGTGGATGTTGTGGCTGCAGCCAAACATCATACTGTGATTGCCACAGAGGCGGGGGAATTGTTTACATGGGGATCAAATAGAG AGGGTCAGCTTGGTTACCCTTCCGTTGATACCCAACCAACACCAAGACGTGTTAGTTCCCTCAAACAAAGGATAATTGCTGTAGCTGCTGCAAACAAGCACTCTGCTGCGGTTGCTGAGACCGGTGAAGTGTTCACCTGGGGTTGCAATAAGGAGGGCCAGCTAGGATATGGCACTTCAAACTCAGCATCGAATTGCATGCCAAGAATGGTGGAGTACTTGAAAGGAAAAGTATTTAGAGGTGTATCTGCAGCAAAATATCATACAATAGTGTTAGGAGTTGATGGTGAG GTGTTCACTTGGGGTCATCGCCTCGTGACTCCACGGCGTGTTGTAATAACTAGATATCTTAAGAAGGGTGGAAATACAAATCTGAAGTTTCATCGTATGGAGCGACTTCAGGTGATTTCAGTGGCTGCTGGAACGATGCACAGTACTGCTTTAACAGCTGATGGTGCTCTTTTCTGCTGGGTTTCATCGGATCCTGATCTGAAATGCCAGCAG ATATTTTCGATGTGTGGAAGGAATATTGTGAGCATCTCAGCTGGAAAGTACTGGACTGCTGTGGCTACATCAACCGGTGATGTTTTCATGTGGGATGCAAAGAAACGTAAGGATGAAACGCCAATTTTTACTCGGGTGCATGGTGTTAAGCGAGCAACATCAGTTTGTGTTGGTGAAACGCATATGCTTGTGCTCTCTAGTATATACCACCCTGAGTATCCGTGTAAACCTAAAATCCAAGGCAAAAGGTCCACCATATCAGAATGGAATGGTGGGATGGAAGAGTTGGATGAAGATAACCTGTTTAATGATGCCCAGCCTGTCAATGGTGTATCTGGAAGCAGCGGTGAAATGAGCAAAGGTGTACCTAGCTTGAAAAGCCTCTGTGAGAAGGTTGCAATTGAATATTTATTGGAGCCAAAAAACGCAATACAACTTCTTGAAGTTGCTGATTCCTTGGAAGCCAAGGAGCTCAAGAAGCATTGTGAG GATTTAGCTATCCGCAACCTTGATTACATTTTCACAGTGGGAACTCCTTCAATTATGAATGCTTCTCCTGAGATTCTTGCGAACTTAGAGAAATTGCTGGACGAAAAATCCTCAGAGCCCTGGAGTCAGCGCCGTCTTCCCACAATGACAGCTACCTATCCTGCTGTCATTGATAGTGATGGAGAGGACGATGAAGCAAGAGGATTCCTTAGGCCCCGGAATTGTGGGAAGTCTGCCTCAAGGTCATATGGAATGTCAAGTTATGAGAACTTCCTTCAGAAAGACTGCACTACTGAACAAGCTGTCTCTAAGCAGATCAGGGCACTTCGCAAGAAGCTGCAACAAATTGATATTCTCGAGGCTAAACAACTTGCAGGTCATCAGCTTGACAATCAGCAGCTAGCAAAGCTCGAGTCTAGGGCTGCCCTTGAAGGTGAACTTGGTGAACTTGGCGTTCCCTCAGAGGCATATTCAAGAACTTCCTCTGTTTGTCCAACAGAAGGCAGGACAAACAGGAAACCTGAGGTTTCTAAGAAACAGAAGCGAAAAAACAAGCAGGCAGCGCAATCCGATACTCCCTCTGTGAAAAATGAGGCCTGGCAACAAAACCCCATTAAGGAACTTCAAGAAGTCCTACCAGCCAGTGTCTCTGCTGAAAAG CAGGAATTGAGTGCTGCTGATCCAATCAAACACACAGAGGATGCTGCTTTCAGTAACACAAAAGACATTGCTTGTTCATTAGAGAAGAAACCTTCCCAATCAACTTCatcaaagaagaagaataggaaAGGTGGCTTGTCGTTGTTTCTGAGTGGTGCTCTCGACGACACCCCAAAACCAAGCCTCCCTGTCCCTGTTGTGCCTGTCACACCGAAGCATGAAGGACCTGCCTGGGGTGGTGCTAAGATAACTAAGGGACCTGCTTCCCTTCGAGATATCCAAAGCGAGCAGAGAAAAACAAATGAGCCGATCATGGCCAAGGCAAAAGATAATTTTGAGAACTCACCTGACACTAGTACTGGGTGTGTGCGTCTTTCTTCGTTTATTGTAGATGCACATTCAAGCCCAATAGCCGTCACGCCTGCTCGTGCAGTGCCTGCTTCTGAAGGGGACAGGAGCACACCACCTTGGTCCTCGTCTGGCACTTCACCTAACATATCACGGCCTTCGCTCAGGGACATACAGATGCAGCAG GAGAAGCGGCACCATGGCATTTCGCACAGTCCGAaaacccggacttcaggcttcGCTATACCATCCCAGGGTGCATCACTAGAGGTTGGTGGCATGAAGGACAACATACCCAACCGCTGGTTCAAGCCAGAAACCGATGCTCCATCCTCCATCCGCTCTATCCAGATCGAGGAGCAGGCGATGAAGGACTTCAAGCGTTTCTACAGCAGCGTGAGAATCGTCAAGCCGCAGGTTCAGTGA